From Limnothrix sp. FACHB-406, the proteins below share one genomic window:
- a CDS encoding zinc ribbon domain-containing protein: protein RFLTENFDVILLPSFESSQMVSKSRRKIKSKTVRQMLTLSHYQFKKHLEWKAWELGKVALTDINEAYTSKTVSWTGEIVKIGGSRVIKSKVDGRSMNRDLNGARGIFLRALVDTPWLRDHLNLCIC from the coding sequence CGGTTCCTGACTGAAAACTTTGATGTGATTTTGTTGCCCAGCTTTGAATCCTCTCAAATGGTGAGCAAATCACGTCGCAAGATCAAGTCGAAAACCGTGCGGCAGATGTTGACCCTATCGCACTACCAGTTCAAGAAACATCTAGAGTGGAAAGCTTGGGAGTTGGGCAAGGTTGCCTTGACCGACATCAATGAAGCCTACACATCTAAGACCGTTTCGTGGACAGGTGAAATCGTCAAGATTGGCGGCTCTCGGGTCATCAAGTCGAAAGTTGATGGGCGGTCAATGAATCGGGATCTGAATGGTGCTCGTGGGATTTTCCTGCGGGCATTGGTTGATACGCCTTGGTTGAGAGACCATCTCAACTTATGCATTTGTTAG
- a CDS encoding GAF domain-containing protein, with amino-acid sequence MGIANRIRQSLELSEILAVTVAEVRAFLETDRVKIYQFSPEGHGTVVAESLVPDRLPSLKGLHFPVDDIPPQARELFVRARQRVVVDVAECQTGLSAMDPPGDGELRSPSTMRYRPVDPCHVEYLTVMGVQSSVVVPIVLDNFPATSEPPVSSTLHMGNLWGLLVSHHAEPRSVDEEELQFIQAVVDQVEIAIAQSILVQRVTDQALQEASINRVTALLHEAPTGQLQKALEETVQILGGSGGRLCLWPGGQTDRELYTVGPQPHPLATTDQRPFEEHRLVYAFLKAGAVPEPPPSTTTQDWSVEWMRANYGLAAPPQDSSSFSQRVWAIGDIHREPLLRSVAPSFQWLPIRGLILVPLYYGSELLGCLSIFRDEVNTDELWTGWHDPDTRQLMARHSFEVWRQIRIGQAQQWTVSEVKLAQALGERFATAVKQHWLYTEVNSLNASLEAQVQTRTAELRQSNEELQRSTADLERVIHQQQTLARLIAKIRESLDLETVFRTTAREVRQLLRADRVVVFAFNSHAPTAQGKIIAEDRARGCTSILHLELEDPCFSDQHVLQYQVGKVHSIPNVHNSTMPDCHLEMLRTWQVQANLVIPIIQSEELWGLMGIHQCTAPRDWQDSEVEFLRQVCAQLGVALQHTELLQQTRSQATELAQTLDELKQTQMHLLQSEKMSILGQLIAGVAHEINNPIGFIHSNLGPIREYSEFLIQLARLEAQQAPQEQIQALLETFDLDFLARDFPKLLDSMHLGTNRIREIVSALRGFSRVDRTITNALYLQEAIESTLMILQYHLKPNGSYPEIEIIRNYDNIPPIECYSGQIHQVCMNLLSNAIDALREAQEEQLSRDQLPFIGRIWIELSQPDPQHIGVTIRDNGPGIPEAIQSQLFDPFFTTKPLGKGTGLGLSISYQIIQRHRGSMVCRSAPSQGAEFTITLPITQTPSANGASEMGPHGDGLPAAQQPAWSPELSLNKPEARLNTITTRQLLPGRKSELSFLPIEPDARGDRPTLSAEATE; translated from the coding sequence ATGGGGATTGCAAACCGGATTCGGCAGTCCCTGGAGCTGAGCGAAATCCTGGCGGTGACGGTGGCGGAGGTGCGGGCTTTTTTGGAGACCGATCGGGTCAAGATTTACCAATTTTCGCCCGAGGGCCATGGCACGGTGGTGGCCGAATCCCTCGTGCCCGATCGACTGCCTTCCTTGAAGGGATTGCATTTTCCAGTGGATGATATTCCGCCCCAGGCCCGCGAGTTGTTCGTGCGGGCCCGCCAGCGAGTGGTGGTGGATGTGGCTGAATGCCAAACGGGCCTGAGTGCCATGGATCCCCCGGGCGATGGTGAATTACGCAGCCCTTCAACGATGCGCTACCGTCCGGTGGATCCATGCCATGTGGAATATCTAACGGTGATGGGGGTGCAGTCGTCGGTGGTGGTTCCGATCGTGTTGGATAACTTTCCGGCCACCTCTGAGCCGCCCGTTTCCAGCACCTTGCACATGGGCAACCTGTGGGGGCTGTTGGTTTCTCACCACGCGGAACCCCGATCGGTGGATGAGGAGGAACTGCAATTCATCCAAGCGGTGGTCGATCAGGTGGAAATCGCGATCGCCCAGTCAATTTTGGTGCAGCGGGTCACGGATCAAGCCCTTCAGGAGGCGAGCATTAACCGTGTCACGGCCCTGTTGCACGAAGCGCCCACGGGCCAACTGCAAAAGGCCCTGGAAGAAACGGTGCAAATTTTGGGAGGGAGCGGCGGCCGGCTGTGTCTCTGGCCCGGGGGGCAGACCGATCGGGAACTGTATACGGTGGGGCCCCAGCCCCATCCCCTGGCCACCACGGATCAGCGCCCCTTTGAGGAACACCGGCTGGTCTATGCCTTTTTGAAAGCGGGCGCAGTGCCCGAGCCACCGCCCAGCACCACCACTCAGGATTGGTCTGTGGAGTGGATGCGCGCCAACTATGGACTGGCGGCCCCACCCCAGGACAGCAGCAGTTTTAGCCAGCGCGTTTGGGCGATCGGGGACATCCATCGAGAACCCTTGCTGCGATCGGTGGCTCCCTCGTTTCAATGGCTGCCGATCCGGGGTCTGATTTTGGTTCCCCTCTATTACGGCAGTGAGTTACTGGGTTGCCTCAGCATTTTTCGGGATGAGGTCAACACCGATGAACTGTGGACCGGCTGGCACGACCCGGACACGCGCCAACTGATGGCCCGCCATTCCTTTGAGGTGTGGCGACAAATCAGAATCGGCCAGGCCCAACAATGGACGGTTTCTGAGGTGAAGCTCGCCCAGGCATTGGGGGAACGGTTTGCCACGGCGGTCAAGCAGCATTGGCTGTATACAGAGGTGAACAGCCTGAACGCCAGCTTGGAGGCCCAGGTGCAAACCCGCACGGCGGAGTTGCGACAATCAAACGAGGAACTTCAGCGATCAACTGCGGATCTGGAACGGGTGATCCATCAGCAACAGACCCTGGCGCGATTGATTGCCAAAATTCGCGAGTCTTTGGATCTGGAAACCGTGTTTCGCACCACGGCGCGGGAAGTGCGGCAACTGCTGCGGGCCGATCGCGTGGTGGTGTTTGCCTTTAATTCCCACGCTCCGACCGCCCAGGGCAAAATCATTGCGGAAGATCGGGCCCGGGGTTGCACCTCCATTTTGCACTTGGAATTAGAAGATCCCTGCTTTAGTGATCAGCATGTTCTTCAATACCAAGTGGGCAAAGTTCACAGCATCCCGAATGTCCACAATTCGACCATGCCCGATTGCCACTTGGAAATGTTGCGGACTTGGCAAGTGCAGGCCAATTTGGTGATTCCGATCATTCAAAGTGAGGAACTGTGGGGACTGATGGGCATTCACCAATGCACGGCTCCCCGGGACTGGCAAGACTCGGAAGTGGAGTTTTTGCGCCAGGTTTGTGCGCAACTGGGTGTGGCGCTTCAGCATACGGAATTGCTGCAACAAACCCGATCGCAAGCGACTGAACTGGCCCAAACCCTGGATGAGCTAAAGCAAACCCAAATGCATTTGCTCCAAAGCGAGAAGATGTCAATTTTGGGGCAATTAATCGCTGGCGTTGCCCATGAAATCAATAACCCGATCGGGTTTATTCATAGCAACTTGGGCCCCATTCGTGAATATTCTGAATTTTTGATTCAACTGGCCCGACTGGAAGCCCAACAAGCACCACAGGAGCAGATTCAAGCTTTACTGGAAACCTTTGATTTAGACTTTCTGGCGCGGGATTTTCCCAAACTGCTGGATTCAATGCATTTGGGTACTAATCGAATTCGGGAAATTGTCTCGGCGCTGCGTGGTTTTTCACGGGTCGATCGCACGATTACCAACGCCCTTTACCTGCAAGAGGCGATCGAGTCTACCCTGATGATCTTGCAATATCACCTAAAACCCAATGGCAGCTATCCCGAAATTGAGATCATTCGGAATTATGACAACATTCCCCCCATTGAATGCTATTCCGGTCAAATTCATCAGGTTTGCATGAACTTGCTTTCCAATGCGATCGATGCTTTGCGCGAGGCCCAAGAAGAGCAACTGAGTCGCGATCAATTGCCCTTCATTGGTCGCATTTGGATTGAGCTTTCACAACCGGATCCTCAGCATATTGGTGTCACCATTCGAGATAATGGGCCGGGGATTCCGGAAGCGATTCAATCCCAACTATTTGATCCGTTTTTCACCACAAAACCCCTAGGTAAGGGCACGGGATTGGGCCTATCAATCAGCTATCAAATTATTCAGCGCCATCGCGGCAGCATGGTTTGTCGATCGGCCCCTAGCCAGGGTGCAGAATTTACGATTACCTTACCCATTACCCAAACGCCGTCGGCCAATGGGGCCTCGGAGATGGGCCCCCATGGCGACGGCTTGCCCGCGGCCCAGCAACCCGCTTGGTCGCCGGAGCTAAGTCTCAACAAACCCGAGGCCCGCCTGAACACGATCACCACGCGCCAATTGCTGCCGGGTCGCAAATCAGAATTATCGTTCCTGCCGATCGAGCCGGACGCTCGGGGCGATCGACCCACCCTTTCCGCCGAGGCCACGGAATGA
- the dxs gene encoding 1-deoxy-D-xylulose-5-phosphate synthase gives MHLSELTHPNQLHGLSIAQLEEIARQIREKHLQTVATSGGHLGPGLGVVELTVALYQTLDLDRDKVIWDVGHQAYPHKLITGRYNEFHTLRQKDGIAGYLKRCESKFDHFGAGHASTSISAGLGMAIARDMAGENYKVVSIIGDGAMTGGMALEAINHAGHLPDTNLMVVLNDNDMSISPNVGALSRYLNKMRLSPPMQFLTDNIEEQVKHLPFFGGSLSPELDRVKEGMKRLAVSKVGAVFEELGFTYMGPVDGHNIKELIDIFREGHKQKGPVLVHVATTKGKGYAIAEKDQVGYHAQNPFDLATGKAKPASKPTPPSYSKVFAETLITLAENDPRIVAITAAMATGTGLDKFQAKLPNQYVDVGIAEQHAVTMAAGMACEGARPVVTIYSTFLQRAFDQVIHDVCIQDLPVFFCMDRAGVVGADGPTHQGMYDIAYLRCIPNLTIMAPKDEAEFQRMLVTGVTHPGPIAVRYPRGSGVGAPLLEAGWEPMSIGKGEVLRTGDDLLLVGYGTMVYPAMQAAEILSEHGIEATVVNARFVKPLDTELIVPLAQKIGRVVTIEEGCLMGGFGSAVLEALSDAGVTVPVTRLGVPDILVEHATPSQSMQSLGLTGPQIADRLLTQLGRKPEMAAV, from the coding sequence ATGCATCTGAGCGAACTTACTCACCCCAATCAACTTCATGGGCTGTCGATCGCCCAATTAGAAGAAATTGCCCGCCAAATTCGAGAAAAACATCTGCAAACCGTTGCCACCAGCGGCGGTCACCTGGGCCCCGGTTTAGGCGTGGTGGAATTAACAGTCGCCCTCTATCAAACCCTTGACCTCGATCGCGACAAGGTGATCTGGGACGTGGGCCACCAAGCCTATCCCCACAAACTGATTACCGGTCGTTACAACGAGTTCCATACCCTGCGCCAAAAGGACGGCATTGCCGGTTATCTCAAGCGCTGTGAAAGTAAGTTCGATCACTTCGGCGCGGGCCACGCCTCCACCAGCATTTCCGCCGGTTTGGGCATGGCGATCGCCCGGGACATGGCCGGCGAAAACTACAAAGTGGTTTCGATCATCGGCGACGGCGCAATGACCGGCGGGATGGCCCTTGAAGCCATTAACCACGCGGGCCACCTGCCCGACACCAACTTGATGGTGGTGCTGAATGACAACGACATGTCCATTTCACCCAACGTCGGGGCCCTGTCGCGCTACCTGAACAAAATGCGCCTCAGCCCGCCGATGCAATTCCTGACGGACAACATCGAAGAGCAGGTGAAGCATTTGCCGTTCTTTGGCGGTTCCCTGTCGCCGGAACTCGATCGGGTCAAAGAAGGTATGAAGCGCCTGGCCGTGTCGAAAGTCGGCGCAGTGTTTGAAGAACTGGGCTTCACCTACATGGGCCCCGTTGACGGTCACAACATTAAAGAACTGATTGACATCTTCCGCGAAGGCCACAAGCAAAAGGGCCCTGTGCTCGTCCACGTGGCCACCACCAAAGGTAAGGGCTACGCGATCGCCGAAAAAGATCAAGTGGGCTACCACGCTCAAAATCCCTTTGATTTGGCAACGGGCAAGGCCAAACCCGCCAGCAAGCCCACGCCGCCCAGCTACTCCAAAGTTTTTGCAGAAACCCTGATTACACTCGCGGAAAACGATCCTCGAATTGTGGCCATCACGGCGGCCATGGCCACCGGCACGGGTTTGGATAAATTCCAAGCCAAGCTGCCGAACCAATATGTGGATGTGGGCATTGCCGAACAGCACGCTGTGACCATGGCGGCGGGCATGGCCTGCGAGGGGGCGCGCCCGGTGGTGACGATCTATTCCACCTTCTTGCAACGGGCCTTTGACCAAGTGATCCACGATGTTTGCATCCAGGATCTGCCGGTCTTCTTCTGTATGGATCGGGCCGGCGTGGTTGGAGCCGACGGGCCCACCCACCAGGGGATGTATGACATTGCCTACCTGCGCTGTATCCCCAACCTGACGATCATGGCTCCCAAGGATGAGGCGGAGTTCCAGCGGATGTTGGTAACGGGCGTGACCCATCCGGGCCCGATCGCCGTGCGCTATCCCCGGGGCAGTGGCGTAGGTGCGCCGTTGCTGGAAGCGGGCTGGGAACCGATGTCGATCGGCAAGGGCGAAGTGCTGCGAACCGGCGATGATCTGTTGCTAGTGGGCTACGGCACGATGGTTTATCCGGCCATGCAAGCGGCGGAAATCCTTAGTGAGCACGGCATTGAAGCCACGGTGGTGAATGCCCGGTTCGTAAAGCCGCTGGATACGGAACTGATTGTGCCCCTGGCCCAGAAGATTGGCCGGGTGGTGACGATCGAGGAAGGCTGCCTGATGGGTGGTTTCGGTTCGGCGGTACTGGAAGCCCTCAGCGATGCGGGTGTGACCGTGCCGGTGACCCGCTTGGGTGTGCCGGACATTTTGGTGGAGCACGCCACGCCGAGCCAGTCGATGCAAAGCCTGGGTCTGACGGGGCCGCAGATTGCTGATCGCTTGTTGACGCAGTTGGGCCGTAAGCCAGAAATGGCAGCGGTTTAG
- the ntrB gene encoding nitrate ABC transporter permease, with protein sequence MKNPTIPGGASVRPSARFAGRWLTRYEAIVFPAIGFGGLLLLWWLVATFGTKLLPTPWEALVANADAILTPFHRRGPGDLGVGWLLLSSLRRVFLGFLLGSIVAIPVGFLIGSSRWAMLAINPIVQILRPVSPVAWLPVALATFNLANPSAIFVIFITSLWPTIVNTALGVSSVPQDYLEVAKMLEMSPWRRMTAVVWPASLPYIFTGLRISLGIAWLVIVAVEMLTGGVGIGFFVWDEWSRLNLNSVFLAIGAIGGTGLVLDWLLGQLQQAITHRPAPKQL encoded by the coding sequence ATGAAAAATCCGACCATTCCGGGCGGCGCTTCTGTGCGCCCATCTGCTCGTTTTGCTGGTCGCTGGCTCACCCGTTATGAGGCGATCGTCTTCCCGGCGATCGGCTTTGGGGGCCTGCTGCTGTTGTGGTGGTTGGTGGCGACCTTTGGCACCAAGTTGTTACCGACTCCTTGGGAAGCACTGGTGGCCAATGCCGATGCAATTTTGACCCCGTTTCATCGTCGTGGCCCCGGTGATTTGGGGGTTGGCTGGCTGTTGTTGTCCAGCCTGCGACGGGTGTTTTTGGGATTTTTGTTGGGGTCGATCGTGGCAATTCCTGTGGGCTTTTTGATTGGCTCATCTCGCTGGGCTATGTTGGCCATTAACCCGATCGTCCAAATCTTGCGCCCTGTGTCGCCCGTGGCTTGGTTACCGGTGGCTTTGGCGACTTTTAATTTGGCGAATCCGTCTGCCATTTTCGTGATTTTCATTACGTCCCTTTGGCCAACGATCGTGAATACGGCTTTAGGCGTTTCTAGCGTGCCCCAAGACTATTTGGAAGTGGCAAAAATGCTGGAAATGTCCCCTTGGCGACGGATGACAGCGGTGGTTTGGCCGGCGAGTTTGCCCTACATTTTCACGGGTTTACGCATCAGTTTGGGCATTGCTTGGCTGGTGATTGTGGCGGTGGAAATGTTGACCGGTGGTGTGGGAATTGGCTTTTTTGTGTGGGATGAGTGGAGCCGCCTGAATTTGAATTCGGTCTTCCTGGCGATCGGGGCGATCGGGGGGACGGGACTGGTGCTGGATTGGCTGTTGGGCCAGTTGCAGCAAGCGATTACCCACCGGCCTGCGCCTAAACAGCTTTAG
- a CDS encoding ABC transporter substrate-binding protein, whose amino-acid sequence MGTLDRRSVLWGLGGFVLATGLAAYDPLALKPNRRAIAQDIKPVIDPATLEKPNLTIGFVPVNDCAPIAIAYEKGFFQKYGLNVTLSREASWGTARDGVIFGRLDASPVVSGAVTNARVGAEGARHAPMCAAMTIHRHGNALTMNRDMWEAGLRPLHEYGGNLDAFGRDFGRYFRSLPPEQRVWAVVLSSSIYEYFVRYLVAAVGIDPLADLRLVIIPPPQMVTNMRIGAMQGYMVAEPWNTRAIAGNVGVGFTCAQGREIWQGHPDRVLAVMESFIDRYPKTYRSLVKALIEACQYCGRPENREEIARLIVARSYTGAVPRKCSVPQDINLSNLKDLPNCATQFTAPALVGNYNYGGFDGRRREVRSPDTTIFFDLAPTLAQVPGDHSTFLWQSQALWLMTQAARWGQIPKIPPNAEALAKRAWRTDLYREIAGELGIACPSDDYKVEPADRFIDRRAFDPSDLDRYLHSFEIRAHRPQRFSLWG is encoded by the coding sequence GTGGGAACGCTCGATCGCCGCTCTGTTCTGTGGGGACTAGGGGGATTTGTCCTGGCAACGGGGCTGGCTGCCTATGATCCCCTGGCTCTGAAGCCCAACCGCCGGGCGATCGCCCAAGACATCAAGCCGGTGATCGATCCGGCGACGCTGGAGAAGCCGAATTTAACGATCGGGTTTGTGCCGGTGAATGATTGCGCCCCGATCGCGATCGCCTACGAAAAGGGCTTTTTCCAAAAATATGGGCTGAATGTCACCCTCAGCCGCGAGGCCAGTTGGGGCACGGCGCGCGATGGTGTGATCTTTGGCCGGCTGGATGCTTCGCCCGTGGTGTCTGGAGCCGTGACCAATGCGCGGGTGGGAGCCGAGGGCGCGCGCCACGCTCCCATGTGTGCTGCCATGACGATTCACCGCCACGGCAATGCCCTAACCATGAATCGGGACATGTGGGAGGCGGGGTTGCGGCCACTGCACGAATATGGCGGTAATTTGGATGCTTTTGGGCGAGATTTTGGCCGCTATTTTCGATCGCTCCCGCCCGAGCAACGGGTCTGGGCGGTGGTGCTGAGTTCGTCGATTTATGAATATTTCGTGCGCTATCTGGTGGCGGCCGTGGGCATTGACCCGCTGGCGGATTTGCGCCTGGTGATTATTCCGCCGCCGCAGATGGTCACGAATATGCGGATTGGGGCGATGCAGGGCTACATGGTGGCGGAACCCTGGAACACTCGGGCGATCGCGGGCAATGTGGGGGTGGGCTTCACCTGCGCCCAGGGTCGGGAAATTTGGCAGGGCCACCCCGATCGGGTGTTGGCGGTGATGGAGTCCTTCATCGATCGCTATCCCAAGACCTATCGATCGCTGGTGAAGGCGCTGATCGAAGCCTGCCAATATTGCGGCCGGCCGGAAAACCGTGAGGAAATTGCTCGGCTGATTGTGGCGCGATCGTACACGGGAGCCGTGCCGCGCAAATGCAGCGTGCCCCAGGATATCAACCTCTCGAATCTGAAGGATTTGCCCAATTGCGCCACCCAGTTCACCGCTCCGGCCCTGGTGGGCAATTACAACTACGGCGGGTTTGACGGCCGGCGGCGAGAGGTGCGATCGCCCGACACAACCATATTTTTTGACCTCGCGCCGACCTTGGCCCAAGTGCCCGGCGACCATTCCACCTTCCTGTGGCAGTCCCAGGCCCTGTGGCTGATGACCCAGGCGGCCCGGTGGGGACAAATTCCCAAAATTCCGCCCAACGCCGAAGCTCTGGCCAAACGGGCTTGGCGCACGGATCTCTATCGGGAAATTGCCGGGGAATTGGGCATTGCTTGCCCCAGCGACGATTACAAGGTGGAGCCAGCCGATCGCTTCATCGATCGCCGCGCCTTTGACCCCAGCGACCTCGATCGCTACCTGCACAGTTTTGAAATTCGCGCCCATCGCCCCCAACGGTTTTCCCTGTGGGGTTAG
- a CDS encoding ABC transporter ATP-binding protein → MTQPNPPQSTAQRDRTSPDRQPFLKIEHLYKAFTNPKGDRTVILNDINLTVGSTEYISIVGHSGCGKSTLLRIVGGLETITAGTVEIEGRPITKPGADRMMVFQHYALLPWLTVRENIRLAIDEVLKTATPAEKSDLVNEHIEMVNLAAAADKYPDQISGGMKQRVGIARALAVRPKVLLMDEPFGALDALTRGKLQRQVLDIWESHRQAVLMVTHDVDEALYMSDRIVLMTNGPAAQIGEILTVPFAHPRNIHEIRESPEYYELRNHALNFLDHNFVRD, encoded by the coding sequence ATGACGCAACCCAATCCGCCCCAGTCCACCGCCCAGCGCGATCGCACCAGCCCCGATCGGCAACCCTTCCTAAAGATTGAGCATCTCTACAAGGCGTTCACCAATCCCAAGGGCGATCGCACGGTGATCTTGAATGACATCAACCTAACCGTGGGCAGCACCGAATATATTTCGATCGTCGGGCACTCGGGCTGCGGCAAGTCCACCCTGCTGCGGATTGTCGGCGGTTTGGAAACAATCACCGCTGGCACGGTGGAAATTGAAGGGCGACCGATCACCAAGCCCGGAGCCGATCGAATGATGGTGTTTCAGCACTATGCCCTGCTGCCTTGGCTGACCGTGCGCGAAAACATTCGGCTAGCGATCGATGAAGTGCTGAAAACCGCCACGCCCGCCGAAAAAAGCGACCTGGTGAACGAGCATATCGAAATGGTCAACCTGGCCGCCGCCGCCGACAAATATCCCGACCAAATTTCCGGCGGCATGAAGCAGCGCGTTGGCATTGCCCGCGCCCTGGCCGTGCGGCCCAAGGTGTTGCTGATGGATGAGCCATTTGGGGCCCTGGATGCCCTGACCCGGGGCAAGCTCCAGCGCCAGGTGTTGGACATTTGGGAGAGCCATCGCCAGGCGGTGTTGATGGTGACCCATGATGTGGACGAGGCACTGTATATGTCCGATCGAATCGTGTTGATGACCAACGGCCCGGCGGCCCAAATCGGCGAAATCCTGACCGTGCCCTTTGCCCACCCGCGCAACATCCACGAGATCCGCGAATCTCCTGAGTATTACGAGCTACGCAACCACGCCCTCAACTTTTTGGATCACAACTTTGTGCGCGACTAG
- a CDS encoding DUF2499 domain-containing protein, translating to MNALSIPTWIVHVSSVIEWIAAIVLIWRYGDLTDNPSWRALSWGMLPALVSAMCACTWHFFDNAPRLEWLVTVQAATTVIGNCTLCAGAWWIWRSRPIDPSGSEKDL from the coding sequence ATGAATGCCCTATCAATTCCCACTTGGATCGTGCATGTTTCCAGCGTCATCGAGTGGATCGCGGCGATCGTGCTGATTTGGCGCTACGGCGACCTCACCGACAATCCGAGCTGGCGGGCCTTGTCTTGGGGCATGTTGCCAGCCCTGGTGAGCGCCATGTGCGCCTGTACCTGGCACTTTTTTGACAATGCGCCGCGCTTGGAGTGGCTGGTGACGGTGCAGGCGGCCACGACGGTGATCGGTAATTGCACGCTTTGTGCGGGGGCTTGGTGGATTTGGCGATCGCGCCCGATCGACCCGTCAGGATCTGAAAAAGATCTCTAG
- a CDS encoding PEP-CTERM sorting domain-containing protein (PEP-CTERM proteins occur, often in large numbers, in the proteomes of bacteria that also encode an exosortase, a predicted intramembrane cysteine proteinase. The presence of a PEP-CTERM domain at a protein's C-terminus predicts cleavage within the sorting domain, followed by covalent anchoring to some some component of the (usually Gram-negative) cell surface. Many PEP-CTERM proteins exhibit an unusual sequence composition that includes large numbers of potential glycosylation sites. Expression of one such protein has been shown restore the ability of a bacterium to form floc, a type of biofilm.) has protein sequence MKRFQQIASTLALALVPALIATQPAQAANLVKNGSFEVTPGAPLNGGWRTFSEIEGWSATKGGKIEVQAGVAGKAYDGKNLVELDSHFYDSKASELGLFQDIVTKAGKTYELSFAYSARPGIANNWKGGKDQNAFSVLFGSSFNQVFNAGNGGSQTNWLNSGPLLVKAVSDLTRLQFNYLGTRDTYGAYIDSVSLTEVASTPEPVSLLGLLAVGTAVGVAAKKRQHAID, from the coding sequence ATGAAACGCTTCCAACAAATTGCTAGCACCCTGGCTCTTGCCCTAGTTCCTGCTCTGATTGCCACCCAGCCCGCACAGGCTGCCAACCTGGTTAAAAACGGCAGCTTTGAAGTAACCCCAGGCGCTCCCCTCAACGGCGGCTGGCGGACTTTTTCAGAAATTGAGGGCTGGTCTGCAACCAAGGGCGGCAAAATTGAGGTGCAAGCCGGGGTAGCCGGGAAAGCCTACGACGGCAAAAACCTGGTGGAACTCGACAGCCACTTCTACGACAGCAAAGCATCCGAGCTGGGCCTGTTCCAAGACATCGTGACCAAAGCAGGAAAGACCTATGAACTTTCCTTTGCTTACTCGGCTCGTCCGGGAATTGCAAACAACTGGAAAGGCGGCAAAGACCAAAATGCCTTCTCCGTTTTGTTTGGTTCCAGCTTCAACCAAGTTTTCAATGCGGGTAACGGCGGCAGTCAAACCAACTGGCTCAACAGCGGCCCTCTGTTGGTGAAGGCGGTGTCTGATCTAACGCGCTTGCAGTTCAACTACCTGGGCACGCGGGACACCTACGGAGCCTACATTGATAGTGTCAGCTTGACGGAAGTGGCCTCGACCCCTGAGCCGGTTAGCTTGCTGGGTCTGTTGGCTGTGGGGACGGCGGTTGGCGTGGCTGCCAAAAAGCGCCAGCACGCGATCGACTAA